The Alkalihalophilus pseudofirmus nucleotide sequence TTAATAATGCGCCGCCGCTGTTTCCGGGGTTGATCGCCGCATCTGTTTGCAGCACTTCTGCATGCCAGTCAACCTGGCCGTTTCCGGTTAAATCAACAGGAATGCTTCTTTCTGTCGCACTAATAATGCCTTGTGTCACCGAACTTGAAAATCTGAGCCCTAATGGATTTCCGATCGCAATTGCAGGCTCTCCAACCCTTAGTGAGTCAGAATTGCCAAACTCAGCAACTGTATCAATATTTTCACTGTCAATTTCAAGAACAGCTAAGTCTGTAATTACATCTGAGCCTAGAAGCTCTGCAGGGACTCTCGTTCCATCGGCTAAGCTGACTTCTATTCCATTTGCCCGGTCAATAACATGGTGATTCGTTACAACAAATGCCTTGTCTCCAGCTGCCTTATAAATCACCCCAGAGCCAGTCCCTTCTCCGCCTTGTTCTTGAAACGGATTCGATTGTTGAATATTTATGACTCCTACAACAGCATCTGATACTTGATCTACTGCCTGCGTTACATCCGTATTCACCGAATAACTGACCGTTTGCACATCTTCTGGCTGCTCTGAAGCTACTAAACTCGCATCTTCACCTTGGGAGTCTCCTGCATTGTATGGAAGGATACCTAAATTAGATAAGAGCGGCAAGGATAAGAGAACAACCAAGCCTCCGACAACCGCACCAATAAATGCTGAAAGGGCTCCACCGCGCCTAGAACGTTTCTGCCTTGTATCACGTTCTGTGTAATGCTCATCATAATAGCCCATAACCCAACACCATCCTTATAATTTAAATGAAAAAGGTCACAACTTTAGCCATGCTACATCCCTTATCAAAAGGATGATTTTGATCATTATTATACCGATTCTTTAGGAGAAATCTACTAGCATGCTTCACTTTTGATTATTTTTTATACTGTTTACAGAATTGCCAACAACAGTAAGGAATAATCACTTAAAAACGAAAAAGCCCTCTATCGTAAGAGGACTTTTTCTAGATTATACGCTAGTGAGCGGAGTTGGCTTTAGGGGGTCTGTATCAAATAACTCAAACTGCTCGCCTACTGGCATATCTTGTTCTTTTAATACTTGCTCTACGGTAAGGCGTGCTAAGTCTTTCATATTATTATCCAGGCTTAAGTGAGCAAGATAGATTCTGCTCGTATTGTCACTAATCACATCAGATAACGCAAGAGCGGCATCTTCGTTTGATACGTGTCCTACATCACTTAAGATTCTTCGTTTTACGTTCCACGGATAACGCCCCATCCGCAGCATATTCAAATCATGGTTCGATTCAAAAATGTACATATCAGCACCTTTAATTGTTCCTTTAATCCGCTCGCTTACATAGCCCATGTCAGTGGCTAGCACAAGCTTCTTTCCTGCGTGATGAAAGCAGTAAAACATTGGCTCTGCCGCATCATGAGAGACACCGAACGACTCAACGTCTAATCCGCCGAATGTTTTTACTTCTTCTGTTGCGAAGATAAATTTTTGATCAGTCGGGATGGTGCCAAGGTTGTTCTCCATCGCAAGCCATGTCTTTTCATTCGCATAGATTGGCAGCTTATGTTTTCTTGCAAACACGCCGACCCCTTTTATATGATCGCTGTGCTCATGACTAACTAAAATACCGTCAAGTTCTTTAGGATTGCGTCCGATTTCTGTGAAAAGCTCGTCCATTTTCTTGCCGCTAAGTCCGACATCCACTAATAGCTTTTTATCATCGGCCTCCACATAAATCGCATTTCCAGTACTTCCGCTAGCCAGCACACTAAAACGTAATGACATCGTAGGTTCACTCCTGTTTTTTGCTGCTGTTACGAGAGCTGCTGTATTTCAGGGTTGATCGCATGCACAAGATAGGTCTCACCCTCAACCGTCACACGCCACATCGGTGCAAATACCTGTGCCCCTCCGCCTTGCAGATTGTGGAGGCTGTAATAACCAAACTCCACATGCGTCACGGTATCGTTCACCCCTATATGCTGTGCATTTAACAGCACCTCAATGGCCTTAATACTTGTTAGCACTTCTCGTTCTCTGCCTGTTGGCTCAAACTCATAATAGCTTTGTTCGTAGGCAACAATCTCTCTATCTTCATTTAGCTGTAATACTAGAGGTTCTGCTTCAAACGCGTAGGCTGTTTTCCCTTCATACGTTTGCTGCATAAGAATTTGTCTTGCTTCTGTATCAAACCGGCCAAAGCGATACTCACGGCCGTTCGTTATATAGCTTGTAAGAAACTGATTTAAATCTTGGGAAAACTGATCTTCTCTTAACTCAAAAGGCTCATTAAGCTCTGCGATGATCGTTGTGCCATCTAATAAGTCTGCCTCTTGATTGCTTAGAGCGTTCATCTGTCTTTCACTAAACGGCACGGCCTTTCCTAAAATATGACCGGCTGTCGTTGTCTCTTCTGGCAGCTCGACATCAATGGTTACATTATTATCGCGCAGCACTTCTTGAATCGTCGCTTGAGCAATCATGTTCATTTGATTGGAGTTATTTTTCTCGATCAGCTGCCACGTAAGAAAGATATTTAAGAATAAGAAGGTGATGATGAATATGGTTTTTGTCCGGCTCCAATTCATTGCATCCCCTCCTCACTAGCTCCATCATTAAACGTAACTTTCTGCCATTGTCCATCATAAAGCACATACCAATAAGGCTCAAGTGTGACTAATGAAACATTTTGTTTGTTCATTTCATAGCCGACCATTACTTTTTCAAGTCTGTTTGGATCAAAGTATTCCTGTTCATTCAGCCGCTCTAGCACTGCTTCCCCTGATGGAAGCTCGACGCGTTGGATCGCATTAATCGGCTGATTATCAAGGTCAAATAACGGACGCTCATAGCTGACGATTTGGGAGCCGATCCGGCCGACTTTTAAACTCATAATACTTTGACCCTCATAACTGATAACTGGCGTACCATCGACATGAAGCATATATTCAGCTTCTTCTCTTACATCTGCTACTGCCCAATCCGATAGAATATAAGGATCTGACCATCCGCCGTGACTATTTATAAAATCGAAGCTGTTTTGAACAATATGACGGCTGCTTCGCTCTTGATTTTCAGAGAAAAGCGGATTGTTATAATCCATAAATTCACCGTCATTTCTCAATTGGATAATCCGATTCCCATCCGTAAAGGATTCATTTTGATCCGCCAGATTAGCACGAACTGAATTTGGCTCGTTGAATAACTCATTAATAAAATAATTTACATCAATCGGACTTGTCGTGTATGTCATTCGCTCAACCTCAACGGGCTCAACAGGAACATACACATGCTGATGAAGCTGAGTATGATTTGGCCCTTGTGATACAGAAGTAACCGGAATGTAGTCTCCCCTCATCCACTCTTGAAACTCATTTGCAGAAAAAGAGGTTTCTACTTCCACCACTCGCTCATCCTCGCCAAATAATAGCTGCATCGCTACTTCATCCTGATTGTTATCTATATAGACATAGAGTCGGTCTACCTCAGAGGTTGGAAGGTTAAAAACTTCTCTATCCACTTCAAACATCGCGAGCAACGTATCTGTAGGGACAGCTGCAGGAAAAATGACTTCTATCCCTGCACTAACACCCGGTTTTGGAAAAGGACCGGTAGCAAGCATGTCTCCTTCATCGAGCTCTGCTTGTAGAAGCTGATCAAAAAATTCATCAAAAGCATCAGTATGTCTTGGAATCATGGCTGTTTGCCCGTCTACATGAGTGATCAGCTTCTCTGGCCTAATAACATCGCTTAACCTAACCTCTTCACTGATCAGTGAGGTTCTCTCTAATTCTTCTGATTCACCTAGGAAGTTGATATCAGGCTGAAACGTCCACAGCTGCCAAGTCAGGATGATACTTAACCCTACTAAGCCGATTAATAATCCTGTTTTGACGTGTTCGTAATTCATGCCTCTCCCCCCTTAAATGTAGAGTAAGGCAATGTAAAGTAAATCGTCGTACCAGATCCATATTCACTTGAAACCCAAATTTCTCCGCCATGAGCATGCACTAATTCCTTCGCAATCGCAAGACCAAGTCCTGTACCGCCGATGCTTCTCGCACGTGCTTTATCTACACGGTAGAAA carries:
- a CDS encoding two-component system regulatory protein YycI, which gives rise to MNWSRTKTIFIITFLFLNIFLTWQLIEKNNSNQMNMIAQATIQEVLRDNNVTIDVELPEETTTAGHILGKAVPFSERQMNALSNQEADLLDGTTIIAELNEPFELREDQFSQDLNQFLTSYITNGREYRFGRFDTEARQILMQQTYEGKTAYAFEAEPLVLQLNEDREIVAYEQSYYEFEPTGREREVLTSIKAIEVLLNAQHIGVNDTVTHVEFGYYSLHNLQGGGAQVFAPMWRVTVEGETYLVHAINPEIQQLS
- a CDS encoding S1C family serine protease — translated: MGYYDEHYTERDTRQKRSRRGGALSAFIGAVVGGLVVLLSLPLLSNLGILPYNAGDSQGEDASLVASEQPEDVQTVSYSVNTDVTQAVDQVSDAVVGVINIQQSNPFQEQGGEGTGSGVIYKAAGDKAFVVTNHHVIDRANGIEVSLADGTRVPAELLGSDVITDLAVLEIDSENIDTVAEFGNSDSLRVGEPAIAIGNPLGLRFSSSVTQGIISATERSIPVDLTGNGQVDWHAEVLQTDAAINPGNSGGALLNIEGQVIGINSMKIAQSSVEGIGFAIPTSVALPIIEDLERYGEVKRPQLGVGIQSLNEIPSYHWQETLNLPSDVRAGVMVSSVSPMSAAERAGLEQYDVIVEIDGEEITDGHDLRRFLYTEKQVGDEVEVTYYRNGSRETVMVQLAEQQSF
- a CDS encoding MBL fold metallo-hydrolase; this translates as MSLRFSVLASGSTGNAIYVEADDKKLLVDVGLSGKKMDELFTEIGRNPKELDGILVSHEHSDHIKGVGVFARKHKLPIYANEKTWLAMENNLGTIPTDQKFIFATEEVKTFGGLDVESFGVSHDAAEPMFYCFHHAGKKLVLATDMGYVSERIKGTIKGADMYIFESNHDLNMLRMGRYPWNVKRRILSDVGHVSNEDAALALSDVISDNTSRIYLAHLSLDNNMKDLARLTVEQVLKEQDMPVGEQFELFDTDPLKPTPLTSV
- a CDS encoding YycH family regulatory protein, which gives rise to MNYEHVKTGLLIGLVGLSIILTWQLWTFQPDINFLGESEELERTSLISEEVRLSDVIRPEKLITHVDGQTAMIPRHTDAFDEFFDQLLQAELDEGDMLATGPFPKPGVSAGIEVIFPAAVPTDTLLAMFEVDREVFNLPTSEVDRLYVYIDNNQDEVAMQLLFGEDERVVEVETSFSANEFQEWMRGDYIPVTSVSQGPNHTQLHQHVYVPVEPVEVERMTYTTSPIDVNYFINELFNEPNSVRANLADQNESFTDGNRIIQLRNDGEFMDYNNPLFSENQERSSRHIVQNSFDFINSHGGWSDPYILSDWAVADVREEAEYMLHVDGTPVISYEGQSIMSLKVGRIGSQIVSYERPLFDLDNQPINAIQRVELPSGEAVLERLNEQEYFDPNRLEKVMVGYEMNKQNVSLVTLEPYWYVLYDGQWQKVTFNDGASEEGMQ